Within Carassius carassius chromosome 8, fCarCar2.1, whole genome shotgun sequence, the genomic segment CTCCACTCCAGTTTATATTTATGAGTAGATAATAGTTTATTTCAgtgattaatagtttttttttattttttgcaatccACCTTGACTGTTGAAATGCTGAGGGGTCAGAAAGGGCGTATCCTGAACTCTCCTGAGGCTGTCATGCACGTGGCCTGTCCATTTCAGCCCTGAAGCTGCTACAAAATCACTTCAGCtggtaatatttacattttatttcattatgatGTTATCCTTCTTTTTACAACTGAATGCATATTTTATCCATGTTTTTAAGATCAAGTTCAACTCCTTCTGTCCTATaacagatattaataaaaaataattaaacgatTCATTCAATATCAGATTAATTTAATATTCAGCACATTattctattaatatattattttattttactctttatcGTAAAGATATAAACTTTTCAACTTCACATTATATCAACAGctgtaacacaaaataaaaaaaactgctttcttGTGTCCAAGAAATTATCGAATATCATCTGAAAATGTAACAGTAGGCATTTATTATAGTGGATCCTTACCAAAATGCTGACTGCTGTGTGTACTGTCCGTCTCCTTAATAATCCAGTGCAATCACTGAGGTCCAGTTACATCCTCACGGTGTGTGCTATCACTGTATGAAAGAGCTAGAGGCAGAACAGGCAAAGTGTCATTGCGGCCAGGCATATAATCTGTGAATAACGCAGTAATACCCTCGTTAGACTCTGTCAGAGCTCAGTGTGCCAGTATCCTGACAGTAACCGGCTCACTGCTCTGGGACTCACAGAGTTAAACCCCCTTTTGTCGGTGGATAGGGAGGGCGATTATTCTGACAGCTTTGATTCCTGTACTCCtgtcaaacattttatgcataaCTTTTCAACCAATAGCTCACAGACATGGTGTAAAAAAtccctgaaaaaacaaacaaagtctATCTGAAATTAAACTGCATTACTAATATAGCGTTAATTAATAGCTTTTCTCTAACTTTGATAAAACTATGGGCAGATGGAAAATCCTCTGGGAAATCTGCAGGTCTAAACTGGATTTCTGTTAGTGTCCTCAAGCTAAAAAAGAGAAGACCTCTCTCTCACCTCAAAACTTGCTTTATaatattaactatatttatttatttattccatagcttaaaaatattaaaataaaataacttttgtaaGGTTTAAAAGATTTTTAGATGTGTCACAATTTAGGCTGAGTATACGTTTTCATGAtctcaaaagaaaaataaatacattcataaaaacaaatatattgtcTTATAATTAAAAGCACAGAATAAATTGTAGACGACTTTTGTACATTTAtagaaaattactaaaatattgatttatttatttaaggatggaactatttgtgtgtgtgtgtgtgtgtactgtatgtatatatatatatatatatatatatatatatatatatatataaaacatatatgccCATATATGTTGGCAATAGCTCATATAAAAGCTCAAATAATAGATGtttatgagtcccttgtttgtcctgaacagttaaactatCTACACATTCTTTGGTTTCCCATCTTTTGTATATTTAAACACTTTCCAGCtgtgactttatgattttgatACTGATGACATCTGAGGGACTTTTACACATCTATTACAAAAGGTCTGGGGGTGAAAACTGAACAGGATGAAGATGTGCGTTTCACTTATTACTGTCCTTCAGAAGCTACAGAAGATACTTACATGTTTCCCACCAGACTAAATAAGTACAGTTTACCCTCAGTTGGTCTATCACATGGTTATGATGACATGAAGTCATTCTCCAGTGTAGAAACAGTAATAAAGAACGAGAAGCTGTGTTCAAACCGTGGATCTGGTATCTACTTGTTTTGAGTGTTTGCTTCAACAACACAGGTCAGAAAATGGTCACGTCACATACCCTATTCCCAACCTTGTCATCTTTTAAAGATAAGAACATGAATGCACATTCCTCCATCCTTTTAATAGTCTCAGctctttgacaaaaaaaaaaaaagtgacagggCAACGAGGCACTGAAGAATGACTTACAGGGAGGAGGAGGAGTCGAAGGAAATCAGTGGACAACCACAGTAAATACAGCTGTCAAAAATcataaatctgcttaaaaacacCTCAGACATGGTGCTGTTGTAGTTTCATCTAAGCTCAGCTTCAGTATGCAAAGATCAGATCACAGTATGCGATGTCATCGGGAGTCGTATTTTTAAACAGCACTGAAGATGTCACTTGCAGCACTAAGTCATGAGGAGAAACGTGACAATTGATAAAAGAGATATATGCAGCACGTCTTCTATATTTACACCATTGAGATTTTTGTCCTCATACTTACAGTGGCTGTTCAACATGAAATGTTTGAGTCAAAGGTGAAAAGTTTGACTCTATGAAACTGTCATtgtattttacatcataatataggcctatatccAATTTCTTCTGACCTGTACAAAGTGCAAACCAGTGTATTTATACCTTAAAGAGCTATTTAGTCCATCAACAATAATTTTGTTGGTATAAACTGATGTATATAGGTTGGTCCAGTGatgtttaattgaattttttttttatgttatgtttttttcagtgttataAGATAAAGCCATATAGAAAGTACCATAACTTACTTTATTTGCTGACAGTATGAGAAGGACATGTTAATTTCTTCTACAAATCGTTTCTGGTTGAGTTCCTCTCAACTGCTCTACTTTACAtcccattttttcattttttattatttcagttttttcacaaatATGGCCAAATTGAAGTAAATTCCCAATCTGGgagtcatgacaaggaaaaacgAATAGAGTGGCGTTTCAATCATCCTGTGCCTTCAAGCGCAAGAACCAACCGCAGAATGAGCTTGGACTTCTGCACGGTGTGAACCTCAGtgtaaacaaaatatgtgaaatgatATGTGACTTCAAAGTGCTGCAGAGATTTGCTGTTTCACGGTGCTAAAGACAGTTTAACGGCCCTGGGAACTTACATGTGTGACCACAGGCTACGAAAGGTTTCTTGAAGCCATTGTGAGCGGGTGATTTGTTAAACATGTCAGAAGATGATATGCAGAAGCCTTCCCGCGGCACATCCGTGGAGAAAAAGATCTGATGCAAACACTTAAACCCAAGATGAGCCCAAAAAAGCCTATTTTAAAAGGAAGACACATTATTAAGCATGTCAGATACATTCTGTCAGCATTTTGTGTCTCTATCTTATTTAAAGGTGAAGGTCACTGCCAATGGCATGTGGCAGTAATATGTTTTACTTAAGGTCATGAACATGTTTGGTCAGGGGCATTTATAATGATGAATAAATAACtacaattatatttttgaatTTCTATTTTTGCCATTTAATCTTATAAAGctttttaatctttaatttttaCCTTAACTTTAATCTAAGACATTTCTTTTATAGATagcactgtgcaaaagtcttgtattttcaccaacaaagaaaTAGTTTTAAGACAGCACTGTTAAacgttttaggcacttgtgtgaaaatgctgtaaagtgaagatgctttcaaaaataatgtcataaatagatttcacctatcaattaacttctattaactaaattaaatcaacatttggtgtgagcaTCCTTTGTGTTACAGGAGCTTTATGCCCTCGGTGCACGTGTGTttagtttttcaggtagcttagCAGGAATGTTTCTTCAAGCATCTTGGAGACTTagtctggatttagtctgtctcggtttgttctgtttcttcatgttatttcaaataaatgtttggaaatgtaatctGACATTTCCTACTCACACACTTCAGCAGAGGCTTAAAACCTAATATAATGTTCCCATGATTTTCCAATATATTAAAATTTGTCAATTCTTTGCATATTTCTCCACATACTATACTTCCACACTCCTGTGTGAACCTGCAACAATATGGCAGCTGCTTGACCTCAGGCAACTCCTCACCACACCAGTGTGAGCACCTATTGATCATCATATAAGTACTACAGTATCTGAATGCATCTTTTATTCTAATGGCGTACGTGTATCCTGATGGAGATGGTTTGTCTTTTCATGGTAACTATACTGAAGCGACTGCTTGAGGTATTTGGGTCATTCACCCCCTTCTGACACTTTGTCATTTACTGATTGATGAATTTTGTAAtggaacaagttttttttttttacatagaaatATTAGCCTCCTTCACGTTATTAAAAAAGTACATTCCAGGATTCTTGTTTTAGTATCTGAAAATAGTCTTTATTCAGACAAGACAATCTGTCCATaataataatccataataacgcttcatcCAGTGGAAAAAGTCCATTATTGATCTGTGCATACTTCTTCCCTAATTCAGTGTTTTTCAGTGTAGAAAggaatattatggatagagggaTTAGTCAAAAACAACAGTTAAAACTAGaacgccttaatgatggatttgtttcttaagaAACTAACTCATCTAGTCTACATCTTGTAGAATGAACCACTGAGGGttagtaccttttttttttttaaattgattgtCATTCATGAGTGATTTACATTTATAGGTTTATTGTATAGAAGAAATACTTAAAGAAAAAGTGcattttaattctttaattaaAGTCTTGTCTTGGCTTAAGAAAACTCGGAAGTCACAATCTGTCAGATacctgacagtttaactctttaTTGCCATCTAgaggtaaaaaaatatgcaaacagAACTGAGATAATTGTGtgaaaaaaacaccaaaataaattaaactggtGGCACTTTCAGGAAATGTTGTCAGACAAGTGTAGAATAAAACGAGCtggaaataattttttgaacgTAGAATGTGGAAcatattgctttttattttcaataaaagtcGTAAAAATTGAACACTTTCTGTCAATACGATATCTGCAATGTGCATAACTTGTTTTGCAGTAATATGATATAGAAAACTGCTCATATAAACACAAAACTACATCATAACATTGTTTAAACTAGATTGTTCCCCATTAAATCCAGTTAGAATAAACATCTGTGAACCAACATTGAATATCATCTCATGCTTTTCGTATTAGTGTACAGTCAATGTGAATTTAAACATCATGTTAACCTTATTTAGAAACAAACACATCAGTAATGTTCACTTTCAATTGGAAATATACatttaagaaatcaaatacattcTGTACTTCATCCATAAGATCTAACACACCAACCCCTTGTAATAATTACATTAAGTGGCGGCAAATCCATTTTAGTTGAGAGATTAGTTATATTGAGAGACTGGTTTGCTAGATTTTACATATGAATTACAGAAAATGTTTGATTTCTTAAATTTTGCCTCAAAATCACAATTTGcttcatgatttaaaaaaacaaaacgtgACAATGTAAAATGGTAAATTAATTCCAAACTTATGTTGTAAAATGTATGATCAATGCAACCAAGGGTTTTACGGTTTTATTTCAagaaccaaaaacaaaacaataatgtttacatacttttttattttaattttttacaaacacagtaaaatatcCAATTATACAGAAACTGTAAAAGGCAaataaaatgtgcagtttaaCCACTTAAGGACACCTCAAATGGGTAATACTGGGGGAAATCATGGAGAACTTTCAGGCCTTCATTGTACAGCTCCAGATctacaaaacaaatgaaaatggtTTGCATCCCAGTGaatgaaatgacaaaaataaaactcAGAATCAATATAATAATGGGTACCAAAAGAGGTTTTGTCCTCTCGATACGGAGTATATGAAACAGCCATAACGGCCCCTTTGTTCGACACCGTCCCAATAACCTCCACAATCCCACTCAGCTCTTCATCCAGCTAAATGGGACAGAAGAAAGAGTGACGTTACCTCCTTAAACACTAGCaataacacacagagagagagagagagagagagagagagagagagagagagagagagagagaaagagagagagtagtGAGAGAGAGCTgcagtacaggtgctggtcataaattagaatatcatcaaaaagttgatttcactaatttcattcaaaaggtgaaacttgtatattatattcattcattacacccagactgatatatttcaaatgtttatttcttttaatgttgatgattataactg encodes:
- the rpa3 gene encoding replication protein A 14 kDa subunit → MTGVYESPKPRINASMLAQYIGRAVCFVGRLEKVHPSGKTLSLSDGEGKSASVELNEPLDEELSGIVEVIGTVSNKGAVMAVSYTPYREDKTSFDLELYNEGLKVLHDFPQYYPFEVSLSG